Proteins found in one Dryobates pubescens isolate bDryPub1 chromosome 1, bDryPub1.pri, whole genome shotgun sequence genomic segment:
- the CISH gene encoding cytokine-inducible SH2-containing protein gives MLFSWSRSDMILCVQGPHPLLAEEKLRRLSPRGIEVELSEPIMQPLPVMAFQEESAPAFAAPVADSNPPQTRDPEEDLLCIAKTFSYLRESGWYWGSITASEAKQHLQKMPEGTFLVRDSTHPSYLFTLSVKTNRGPTNVRIEYTDGKFRLDSNYLSKPRILAFPDVVSLIQHYVTSCTTESKNEAPYPPPSPLPPMQKEMAAAAVHLKLIRPLGHKDNIPSLQHLCRLRINKSTADVDQLPLPRRMGDYLKQYPFQL, from the exons ATGCTTTTCTCTTGGTCCAGGAGTGACATGATCCTCTGTGTTCAGGG ACCTCATCCTTTGCTGGCAGAGGAAAAGCTCAGGAGACTGTCACCCAGGGGCATTGAGGTGGAGCTGTCGGAGCCAATCATGCAGCCCCTCCCAGTTATGGCCTTCCAGGAGGAGTCTGCACCTGCCTTTGCAGCACCAGTTGCAGACAGCAACCCACCTCAGACACGAGACCCCGAAGAAGACCTTCTCTGCATTGCAAAAACCTTCTCCTATCTGCGAGAATCTG GTTGGTACTGGGGATCTATCACTGCCAGTGAGGCCAAGCAGCATCTCCAAAAGATGCCTGAGGGCACCTTCCTGGTACGAGACAGCACCCACCCCAGCTACCTGTTCACGCTCTCTGTCAAGACAAATCGAGGTCCCACCAACGTGCGCATCGAGTACACCGATGGCAAGTTCCGGCTAGACTCAAACTACCTGTCCAAGCCTCGCATCCTGGCCTTCCCAGACGTGGTCAGTCTCATCCAGCATTACGTCACGTCCTGCACAACAGAGAGCAAGAACGAGGCTCCATACCCGCCTCCATCTCCTCTACCTCCCATGCAAAAagagatggcagcagctgcagtgcactTGAAACTCATCCGGCCGCTGGGCCACAAAGACaacatccccagcctgcagcacctgtgCCGGCTACGGATTAACAAGTCCACAGCCGACGTGgaccagctccctctgcccaggCGGATGGGGGACTATTTGAAGCAATACCCTTTCCAGCTCTGA